In Candidatus Sulfurimonas marisnigri, a single genomic region encodes these proteins:
- a CDS encoding cation:proton antiporter → MEAHDFFLTLFLILIVARILGEAFARFGIPSVLGELFAGVLLGSSILGIVEPNEILKILAEIGIILLLFEVGLETDFTRLKNAGTKSLIVALLGVILPFSFGLLIAYYIFEFSFDISLFVGGTLTATSIGITLRVLKDIHMENTNIAQIVIGAAVIDDIIGIILLVFIYDFSISHETNFKHTLSVAGMVMMFLVLAPILAKSLSYMIHKFNGKDLVPGYIPTIIISLILLFAYLSHLVGAPAILGSFAAGIALSRRFFLPFGTFLSTNEILLGEVQKSMTPIIQIFTPIFFVMVGLSMDLRVIDFSSSSFWIMGLSFITIAFLTKFIGAFFIIQSCIRNNVIIGISMIPRGEVGLIFAEMGRVNGILPNDIYAMLIFVIIITTVVPPFLLKKYFRGECV, encoded by the coding sequence ATGGAAGCACATGACTTTTTTTTAACACTTTTTTTAATATTGATAGTTGCAAGGATACTAGGTGAGGCTTTCGCTAGATTTGGAATCCCATCAGTTTTAGGTGAACTATTTGCGGGAGTACTTTTAGGCTCTTCCATCCTAGGCATTGTTGAGCCAAATGAAATATTGAAAATATTAGCAGAGATTGGAATTATTTTACTTCTTTTTGAAGTAGGACTGGAGACCGATTTTACAAGATTGAAAAATGCAGGAACAAAATCTCTTATAGTTGCTTTATTGGGAGTTATACTACCCTTTAGTTTTGGGCTGTTAATAGCTTATTATATCTTTGAATTTTCATTTGATATATCTCTTTTTGTAGGTGGAACACTTACAGCAACAAGTATAGGTATTACTCTTAGAGTTTTAAAAGATATCCATATGGAAAACACTAATATAGCCCAAATTGTTATTGGTGCGGCTGTTATTGATGATATCATCGGAATAATACTTTTAGTCTTTATATATGACTTCTCAATCTCACACGAGACAAATTTTAAGCATACACTCTCAGTAGCAGGAATGGTTATGATGTTTTTAGTATTGGCCCCGATTTTGGCTAAATCACTTTCGTACATGATACATAAGTTTAATGGAAAAGATTTAGTTCCAGGGTATATTCCAACGATTATTATTTCACTTATTTTACTTTTTGCATACCTTTCACATTTGGTTGGTGCCCCTGCTATTTTAGGCTCTTTTGCAGCAGGTATTGCACTCTCAAGAAGATTCTTTCTCCCCTTTGGTACATTTTTGAGCACAAATGAAATACTCCTTGGTGAAGTACAAAAAAGTATGACACCAATTATTCAGATATTTACACCTATATTTTTTGTTATGGTTGGCCTTTCTATGGATTTGAGAGTTATAGACTTTTCATCCTCTTCTTTTTGGATTATGGGGTTATCATTTATTACAATAGCGTTTTTAACTAAATTTATTGGAGCATTTTTTATTATTCAAAGTTGTATTAGAAACAATGTAATAATCGGAATATCTATGATACCAAGAGGAGAGGTTGGTCTTATCTTCGCTGAGATGGGCAGGGTAAACGGAATATTGCCAAATGATATTTATGCAATGCTTATTTTTGTAATAATAATTACAACTGTTGTCCCTCCTTTTTTACTAAAGAAATATTTTAGAGGTGAATGCGTTTAA
- a CDS encoding catalase codes for MKKRMTTTGGNPIGDNQNSLSAGARGPLLMQDYQLIEKLAHQNRERIPERVVHAKGSGAFGTLKITHDISKYTKANVLQLGVETPMLIRFSTVAGERGAADAERDVRGFAMKFYTKEGNWDLVGNNTPVFFVKDPMKFPDFIHTQKRHPRTNMRSTTAMWDFWSLSPESLHQVTILMSDRGIPKTLRNMNGYGSHTYSLIDDKNERVYVKFHFKTAQGIETMSNADAEAVVAKDRESSQRDLYESIESGNFPKWNFQIQIMTEEQTKEAPFNPFDLTKIWPHADYPMIEVGEFELNRNPQNYFAEIEQSAFSPSNVVPGISWSPDKMLQARVLSYADAHRYRIGTHYEMLPVNRPLSEVNTYHADGPMRLDEPKGSDAYYEPNSFDGPEEDKQYVEPPFAIDGDGYRYDHREDSDDYYSQPRALFNLMNGYQKQQLFSNIAEAMGGVPKNIVDRQLALFKKIDPGYATGVSKALSMQ; via the coding sequence ATGAAAAAGAGAATGACTACAACAGGCGGAAATCCTATTGGTGATAATCAAAACTCATTAAGTGCTGGTGCTCGTGGTCCGTTATTGATGCAAGATTATCAATTAATTGAAAAACTTGCTCATCAAAATAGAGAGAGAATCCCTGAGCGTGTTGTTCATGCGAAAGGTTCTGGTGCTTTTGGAACACTAAAAATTACCCATGACATAAGCAAGTATACTAAAGCAAATGTTTTACAACTAGGGGTGGAGACACCTATGTTGATTCGTTTTTCTACAGTTGCAGGTGAGAGAGGTGCCGCAGACGCAGAGAGGGATGTTAGAGGTTTTGCAATGAAGTTTTACACAAAAGAGGGGAATTGGGACTTAGTTGGAAACAATACTCCGGTTTTTTTCGTAAAAGATCCTATGAAGTTCCCTGATTTTATTCATACACAAAAAAGACACCCAAGAACAAATATGAGAAGTACAACAGCTATGTGGGATTTTTGGTCATTAAGCCCTGAATCACTTCACCAAGTAACAATCTTGATGTCAGATAGAGGAATCCCCAAAACATTAAGAAATATGAATGGATACGGCTCTCACACATACAGCCTTATTGATGATAAAAATGAAAGAGTATATGTAAAGTTTCATTTTAAAACGGCTCAAGGAATTGAGACTATGTCAAATGCCGATGCTGAAGCAGTTGTAGCAAAAGACAGAGAAAGCTCTCAGAGAGATCTTTATGAGTCTATAGAAAGTGGTAACTTTCCAAAGTGGAATTTCCAAATACAAATTATGACAGAAGAACAAACCAAAGAAGCGCCATTTAATCCATTTGATTTAACTAAGATTTGGCCACATGCAGATTATCCCATGATTGAAGTTGGTGAGTTTGAGCTAAATAGAAATCCGCAAAACTATTTTGCCGAGATAGAGCAATCTGCGTTTAGTCCATCAAATGTAGTCCCTGGAATTAGTTGGTCGCCTGATAAAATGCTTCAAGCAAGAGTCCTCTCTTATGCTGATGCACATAGATACAGAATTGGTACGCACTATGAGATGCTTCCGGTAAACAGACCGCTAAGCGAAGTAAATACATATCATGCTGATGGCCCTATGAGACTTGATGAGCCAAAAGGGAGTGATGCTTATTATGAACCAAATAGTTTTGATGGCCCTGAAGAAGACAAGCAATATGTTGAGCCGCCATTTGCTATAGATGGTGATGGATACAGATATGACCATCGTGAAGATAGTGACGATTACTACTCTCAGCCAAGGGCACTTTTTAATCTAATGAATGGTTATCAAAAACAACAATTATTTAGTAATATTGCTGAAGCCATGGGTGGAGTGCCAAAAAATATTGTAGATAGACAGTTAGCACTTTTTAAAAAAATTGACCCAGGGTATGCGACTGGTGTGTCAAAAGCATTGAGTATGCAATGA
- a CDS encoding ankyrin repeat domain-containing protein has translation MMNTTTEEDDNNRYIELQLMSLDFARDGETYTLKNMIEAGISVDLADEKGNTLLMLASYNGNIECTKMLLSHDAQVNKRNDRGQTPLGGVAFKGYLELVILLIEHGAEVNADNGGGRTPLMFSAMFGHKNIVEYLVYKGADIQSQTFFGMSALQMAKITGGIRVLFGKSNNKVQ, from the coding sequence ATGATGAATACAACAACTGAAGAAGATGATAATAATAGGTATATTGAACTTCAGCTTATGTCACTTGACTTTGCACGAGATGGTGAAACATATACATTAAAAAATATGATAGAAGCTGGTATAAGTGTTGATTTAGCAGATGAAAAAGGAAATACTCTGCTTATGCTTGCTTCATATAATGGCAATATAGAATGTACAAAAATGCTACTAAGTCATGATGCACAAGTAAATAAAAGGAACGATAGAGGACAAACACCACTGGGTGGAGTAGCTTTTAAAGGCTATCTTGAGCTTGTTATATTGCTTATAGAACATGGTGCTGAAGTTAATGCAGACAATGGTGGAGGAAGAACTCCACTAATGTTCTCCGCGATGTTTGGGCACAAAAATATTGTCGAATATTTAGTATATAAGGGTGCAGACATACAATCGCAAACCTTCTTTGGTATGTCAGCTTTGCAAATGGCAAAGATTACCGGTGGAATTAGAGTTTTATTTGGGAAATCAAACAATAAAGTGCAATGA